In the genome of Palaemon carinicauda isolate YSFRI2023 chromosome 20, ASM3689809v2, whole genome shotgun sequence, one region contains:
- the LOC137614407 gene encoding tRNA pseudouridine synthase A: MRRFLLYLSYCGTRFRGVQKQPDEELSKLPRSVQGLIEAGLLSLRPANTPALVFSSRTDKGVHALNNAAHVDLCRKTEGSFYDPEYVTGTLNKYFVRENVDIRVHRTVAVPSGFHARYHAAGRSYLYRIAVLKPDIIVRKKWQIQAFLPSVELNRILLVRSPFDIEQFVSGCRLLQGSHNFTTFMSSPSKTSFPVNPNRCLDSITVTEGRPFFDPVYNQLYENLQLWDVKFSAPSFLHNQVRRIVGALIAVAHGKISLDCIQAMLDNPDPQNWNPRATLVPACGLYLLQVRYPPEVFEESFHQNYMKDNTTPDSLDENCSTGLKDNR, encoded by the exons ATGCGAAGGTTTCTGCTCTACCTTAGCTACTGTGGCACAAGGTTTAG AGGTGTTCAGAAACAGCCTGATGAAGAGTTGAGTAAGCTACCACGCTCCGTGCAGGGACTAATAGAGGCGGGTCTTCTTTCACTGAGACCAGCAAACACTCCTGCCTTGGTTTTTTCTAGTCGAACTGACAAAG gtgTTCATGCACTAAACAATGCTGCACATGTTGATCTATGTAGGAAAACAGAGGGGTCATTCTATGATCCAGAATATGTAACTGGGACACTTAATAAGTACTTTGTTCGAGAAAATGTTGATATAAG GGTTCACAGAACTGTCGCTGTCCCATCGGGTTTTCATGCTCGGTATCATGCAGCTGGACGCTCGTATTTGTATCGCATTGCTGTCCTGAAACCTGATATTATTGTGCGTAAGAAGTGGCAAATTCAAGCATTTTTACCATCGGTGGAACTAAACCGAATTCTCCTTGTGAG GTCACCTTTTGACATTGAGCAATTTGTATCTGGCTGTCGTCTTTTACAAGGTAGTCACAATTTTACAACTTTTATGAGTTCACCCTCCAAGACCTCGTTTCCTGTTAACCCTAATCGTTGCCTTGATTCA ATAACGGTGACCGAAGGTCGTCCATTTTTTGATCCAGTGTATAACCAACTGTATGAGAACCTTCAGCTCTGGGATGTCAAATTTTCGGCGCCATCTTTTCTGCACAATCAG GTACGCAGAATTGTCGGAGCTCTAATCGCAGTTGCCCATGGAAAGATATCACTAGATTGTATTCAGGCAATGCTCGACAACCCTGATCCCCAGAACTGGAACCCAAGAGCTACTCTGGTTCCAGCTTGTGGACTATATCTTCTGCAAGTGAGATATCCTCCAGAGGTGTTTGAAGAGAGCTTTCATCAGAATTATATGAAGGACAATACAACTCCAGATAGCCTTGATGAAAATTGCTCCACAGGTTTGAAAGATAACAGGTAA
- the Mkp gene encoding dual specificity protein phosphatase 19 has protein sequence MSSLAEQLSAKRSVLRHTYTQVTTPDGQSRIEEFKADGSQVVTPLSTIGPGFVVDTKPDLRYTRILNGVIIGSQDVAHDLDILTNNKITHILNVATGIHNLFEGWFTYKTKAALDTPSCRIIDILDECCDFIHNVVVGGGCVLVHCNAGVSRSASVVIAYLMRHYGMNYEEAFKFVKTKRSFIRPNTGFVEQLKEYEKRLGV, from the coding sequence atgtCAAGTTTAGCTGAACAGTTATCTGCCAAGCGCAGTGTATTACGTCACACCTATACTCAAGTCACCACCCCAGATGGTCAGTCAAGAATTGAAGAATTCAAGGCAGATGGATCCCAAGTTGTAACTCCTCTGTCAACAATCGGTCCTGGTTTTGTCGTCGACACGAAACCAGACCTCAGATATACTCGCATTCTGAACGGCGTTATTATTGGCTCTCAGGACGTTGCCCATGATCTTGACATCTTGACCAACAATAAAATCACTCATATTCTTAATGTAGCAACTGGAATACACAACTTGTTTGAAGGATGGTTCACTTACAAGACCAAAGCGGCATTAGATACCCCCTCGTGCCGTATCATCGACATCCTAGACGAGTGTTGCGACTTCATTCATAACGTTGTTGTAGGGGGAGGGTGTGTCTTAGTGCACTGCAATGCTGGAGTGTCCCGTTCAGCTTCTGTTGTCATTGCTTACCTTATGAGGCATTATGGTATGAATTATGAAGAGGCATTCAAATTTGTGAAGACCAAAAGATCCTTCATCAGACCTAATACAGGCTTTGTCGAACAATTAAAAGAGTACGAGAAGAGATTAGGTGTCTAG